The Nycticebus coucang isolate mNycCou1 chromosome 15, mNycCou1.pri, whole genome shotgun sequence genome has a segment encoding these proteins:
- the SLAIN1 gene encoding SLAIN motif-containing protein 1 isoform X3 → MGYKLQDLTDVQIMARLQEESLRQDYASTSASVSRHSSSVSLSSGKKGTCSDQEYDRYSLEDEEEFDHLPPPQPRLPRCSPFQRGIPHSQTFSSIRECRRSPSSQYFPSNNYQQQQYYSPQAQTPDQQPNRTSGDKLRRSMPNLARMPSTTTISSNISSPVTVRNSQSFDSSLHGAGNGISRIQSCIPSPGQLQHRVHSVGHFPVSVRQPLKATAYVSPTVQGSSNLPLSNGLQLHSSTGIPTPNKAAASGIMGRSALPRPSLAINGSNLPRSKIAQPVRSFLQPPKPLSSLSTLRDGNWRDGCY, encoded by the exons ATGGGATACAAGCTGCAGGACCTCACTGACGTTCAGATCATGGCTCGTCTGCAAGAAGAAA GTCTCAGGCAAGATTACGCTTCTACTTCTGCGTCTGTGTCAAGACACAGTTCTAGCGTGTCCTTGAGTTCTGGGAAAAAAGGGACATGTAGTGATCAAGAATATGACCGATACAGTTTGGAGGATGAGGAAGAATTCGATCATTTGCCACCACCTCAGCCCCGCCTTCCAAGATGTTCACCTTTCCAAAGAGGAATTCCCCACTCACAGACTTTCTCCAGCATTCGGGAGTGCAGGAGGAGCCCCAGTTCCCAGTATTTTCCTTCAAATAATTACCAGCAGCAACAGTATTATTCGCCTCAAGCCCAAACTCCAGATCAGCAACCAAATAGGACTAGCGGAG ATAAGCTCCGAAGAAGTATGCCTAATCTCGCCCGGATGCCAAGTACAACCACCATTAGTAGCAACATTAGTTCTCCAGTCACCGTGCGAAATAGTCAGAGTTTCGACTCAAGCTTGCATGGAGCTGGAAATGGAATTTCAAGAATACAATCTTGTA TTCCGTCACCAGGACAGCTGCAGCACAGAGTCCACAGCGTGGGACATTTCCCAGTGTCTGTCCGACAGCCTCTGAAAGCCACAGCCTACGTGAGTCCAACCGTTCAAGGCAGCAGTAATTTGCCTTTATCCAATGGCTTACAGTTGCATTCCAGCACAGGAATCCCTACACCAAACAAAGCTGCGGCTTCCGGGATAATGGGTCGCAGCGCGCTTCCAAGACCTTCACTGGCAATAAACGGGAGTAACCTGCCTCGAAGCAAAATTGCACAACCAGTTAGAAG TTTTCTCCAGCCTCCAAAGCCTCTGTCTTCACTCAGCACTCTGAGGGATGGAAATTGGAGAGATGGTTGCTACTGA